A genomic region of Microbacterium schleiferi contains the following coding sequences:
- a CDS encoding BMP family lipoprotein has product MRISRSLAFIATAATAAVVLAGCSGSTEPAASDEPASDVITVGALTPGNANDGAFNQALADALAELEDEGLITYELREQMADPAESEPVIADFASQGVDLIIGHGIELGDAIFSVAEDFPDVSFTASGGADILEKYTDNVETWTYDVAQVGYLSGYIAGLTQLSPVGRVESMELDFVVATDAFFQQGVTAANPAAELLPVVYAGSFDDAEAAASATTGLIGQGAQVVYTTGDGIAAGVGAAAAEAGVPTVGVSPAAGEEALSVNVSTVDLDMYPIVKAWVEEVAAGEFGGKGVVSTLQNGGLAYQEINDVDGTIPADVATKVEELIAGLTDGSITIS; this is encoded by the coding sequence ATGCGCATCTCCCGCTCCCTCGCGTTCATCGCGACCGCCGCGACCGCCGCGGTCGTGCTCGCCGGATGCTCCGGCTCGACCGAGCCCGCGGCATCCGACGAGCCCGCCTCCGACGTCATCACCGTCGGTGCCCTCACCCCCGGAAACGCAAACGACGGCGCGTTCAACCAGGCCCTCGCCGACGCCCTCGCCGAGCTCGAGGACGAAGGCCTCATCACGTACGAACTGCGCGAGCAGATGGCCGACCCCGCCGAGAGCGAGCCGGTGATCGCCGACTTCGCGAGCCAGGGCGTCGACCTCATCATCGGACACGGGATCGAGCTGGGCGACGCGATCTTCTCGGTCGCCGAGGACTTCCCGGACGTTTCGTTCACCGCATCGGGCGGTGCCGACATCCTCGAGAAGTACACCGACAACGTCGAGACCTGGACGTACGACGTCGCGCAGGTCGGCTATCTGTCGGGCTACATCGCTGGGCTCACGCAACTCTCTCCGGTGGGACGCGTCGAGAGCATGGAGCTGGACTTCGTCGTTGCGACTGACGCCTTCTTCCAGCAAGGCGTGACCGCAGCAAACCCGGCCGCCGAGCTGCTCCCGGTGGTCTACGCCGGAAGCTTCGATGACGCCGAGGCTGCCGCATCCGCCACCACAGGCCTCATCGGCCAGGGAGCGCAGGTGGTCTATACGACCGGTGACGGAATCGCCGCCGGTGTCGGCGCTGCCGCCGCTGAGGCCGGTGTTCCCACGGTCGGCGTCTCACCTGCCGCCGGCGAAGAGGCTCTCTCGGTGAACGTGTCCACCGTGGATCTCGACATGTATCCGATCGTCAAGGCGTGGGTCGAAGAGGTCGCGGCCGGCGAGTTCGGCGGCAAGGGTGTGGTCTCGACGCTGCAGAACGGCGGCCTTGCCTACCAGGAGATCAACGACGTCGACGGCACGATCCCCGCGGATGTCGCGACGAAGGTCGAGGAGCTCATCGCGGGCCTCACCGACGGAAGCATCACGATCTCTTGA